From the genome of Motacilla alba alba isolate MOTALB_02 chromosome 13, Motacilla_alba_V1.0_pri, whole genome shotgun sequence, one region includes:
- the LOC119706495 gene encoding protocadherin beta-15-like: protein MALARQVLCLCAFVSLPLARAEPIRYSVAEEAPSGSLVGKLAEDARLTPAQLSARRARLLSEDGRQHFALERASGRLVVAGRLDREQLCAQSATCMLPFELLLDNPLQFFRVEVTLQDINDHSPVFPEERVAFEILETSETGSRFPLEVARDLDIGSNTVQAYSISPETEYFSVSSGSRSNGDKYLELLLHKPLDREEQAEMGFSVIAVDGGSPPKSGTIEISIIILDVNDNAPKFSQDGYTAKVLENMPEGSVVLTVLATDPDAGVNGDISYQLSQAMGQSDSAFVIDAITGEIKLTKPLDFEAAQSYELSVRARDGGGLSAICKVLVEVVDVNDNAPEVVVSSFSSPLPENTEPGTVVALFTVRDRDSGANGKISCALEDQLFFSLRPAYKNYYELVTVSALDREETPQYVLSVTAADAGSPPLTSTQSFTVDISDVNDNAPVFNQTSYTMYVRENNVPTAFVGAVSAADADVGLNAKVTYSLAPEAGAERPSCSCISVNSEKGHVFVLRPLDYERLRQTEVTVSASDAGSPPLRANVTVRLVVLDENDNAPLVLYPAQESGPASSELVPVSAEAGYLVSKVVAVDADSGQNSWLSYHLLRATEPGLFSVGAQSGEVRLRRPVTERDSMRQQLVVLVRDNGKPPLSATAALSALLLKDLSDVRLPHSSPASEDQGGSLTAYLILALVFVSLLFLISTAVLVARKACRSKELKAGHVLYAADTLQSGPADAAAAGTLPRAYCYELSLTTGSGNSEFKFLKPILPSLPPQRCAVGQGPREEQDFPGVPVSTEDMAPDSAGTLSAGQFNALSFN, encoded by the coding sequence atGGCGCTCGCAAGGCAAGTGCTTTGTCTCTGTGCTTTCGTGTCGCTGCCGCTCGCTCGCGCCGAGCCCATCCGCTACTCCGTAGCCGAGGAGGCGCCGAGCGGCTCCCTGGTGGGCAAGCTGGCGGAGGACGCGCGGCTGACGCCGGCGCAGCTCTCGGCTCGCCGCGCCCGCCTGCTCTCGGAGGACGGCCGGCAGCATTTCGCCTTAGAGCGCGCCTCCGGCCGCCTCGTCGTGGCGGGGAGGCTGGACCGCGAGCAGCTGTGCGCCCAGTCCGCCACCTGCATGCTCCCCTTCGAGCTGCTGCTCGACAACCCCCTGCAGTTCTTTCGGGTCGAGGTGACTCTGCAGGACATCAATGACCATTCTCCCGTCTTCCCCGAGGAACGAGTCGCTTTTGAGATCCTAGAAACCAGCGAGACAGGTTCACGTTTCCCACTGGAGGTTGCTCGGGACCTTGATATAGGCAGCAACACAGTCCAGGCGTACAGCATCTCTCCAGAGACGGAGTACTTCAGTGTCTCCTCTGGAAGTCGGAGTAATGGTGACAAATACCTTGAACTTCTTTTACATAAGCCACTAgacagagaggagcaggcagagatggGTTTCAGTGTTATTGCTGTGGACGGCGGATCGCCTCCCAAAAGTGGGACCATTGAGATATCTATCATCATTCTGGATGTAAATGACAATGCTCCAAAATTCTCACAAGATGGTTATACTGCGAAGGTTCTGGAGAACATGCCAGAGGGCTCTGTGGTTTTGACTGTGCTTGCAACTGATCCGGATGCAGGAGTTAATGGGGACATCTCCTATCAACTCAGCCAGGCAATGGGACAGAGCGACTCAGCATTTGTCATTGATGCCATTACTGGGGAAATTAAACTCACAAAACCTCTGGACTTCGAGGCAGCACAAAGTTATGAGCTCAGTGTGAGGGCCAGAGATGGAGGGGGCCTTTCAGCAATCTGCAAGGTGCTGGTGGAGGTGGTGGATGTGAATGACAATGCCCCAGAGGTGGTGGTCAGCTCGTTCAGCAGTCCCCTCCCCGAGAACACAGAGCCCGGCACGGTGGTTGCCCTGTTTACGGTCAGGGACCGGGATTCCGGTGCCAACGGGAAGATCTCGTGTGCCCTGGAGGATCAGCTCTTCTTCTCGCTGCGGCCAGCCTATAAGAATTACTATGAGCTGGTGACGGTGAGCGCGCTGGACCGCGAGGAGACGCCTCAGTACGTCCTCAGTGTCACGGCAGCGGATGCGGGCTCGCCTCCTCTCACAAGCACGCAGAGCTTCACCGTGGACATCTCGGATGTCAATGACAACGCGCCCGTCTTCAACCAGACCTCCTACACCATGTACGTGCGTGAGAACAACGTGCCCACGGCGTTTGTTGGAGCCGTGAGCGCTGCAGACGCCGACGTGGGGCTCAACGCCAAGGTGACCTATTCCCTGGCACCAGAGGCAGGCGCAGAGCGGCCCTCGTGCTCCTGCATCTCTGTGAACTCGGAGAAGGGACACGTGTTTGTGCTGCGGCCCCTGGACTACGAGCGCCTGCGGCAGACCGAGGTGACGGTCAGTGCCTCTGACGCGGGCTCTCCTCCGCTCAGAGCCAACGTCACCGTCCGCCTTGTGGTGCTGGACGAGAACGACAACGCCCCGCTGGTGCTCTACCCAGCCCAGGAGAGCGGCCCAGCCTCCAGTGAGCTGGTGCCCGTGTCGGCTGAGGCGGGCTACCTCGTCAGCAAAGTGGTGGCCGTCGATGCCGACTCGGGCCAGAACTCCTGGCTCTCGTACCACCTGCTGAGGGCCACCGAGCCGGGGCTGTTTTCCGTGGGCGCCCAGAGCGGGGAGGTGCGTCTGAGGAGGCCGGTGACGGAGAGGGACAGCATGAGGCAGCAGCTTGTTGTGCTGGTCAGGGACAACGGCAAGCCCCCGCTGTCGGCCACGGCAGCTCTGAGCGCTCTCCTGCTCAAGGACTTGTCGGACGTGCGCCTGCCGCACAGCAGCCCGGCCAGCGAGGATCAGGGCGGCTCCCTGACCGCCTATTTAATCCTTGCCTTGGtctttgtctccctgctcttcctcatcTCCACCGCAGTCTTGGTGGCTCGCAAGGCCTGCAGGAGCAAGGAGCTGAAGGCTGGCCACGTGCTTTATGCTGCCGACACCTTGCAGAGCGGCCCGGCCGATGCAGCCGCTGCAGGGACCCTGCCCCGCGCCTACTGCTACGAGCTCAGCCTCACAACGGGCTCGGGCAACAGCGAGTTCAAATTCCTCAAGcccatcctgcccagcctgcccccgCAGCGCTGCGCCGTGGGCCAGGGCCCGCGTGAGGAGCAGGATTTCCCCGGTGTCCCTGTCAGCACCGAGGACATGGCCCCAGACAGTGCTGGGACTCTCTCTGCAGGACAGTTCAACGCTCTTTCCTTCAACTAG